A window of Ictidomys tridecemlineatus isolate mIctTri1 chromosome 15, mIctTri1.hap1, whole genome shotgun sequence contains these coding sequences:
- the LOC144371093 gene encoding vomeronasal type-1 receptor 2-like — MTSKFLRFGIVFLLQIFIGTLGNFSLLFYHAFLHFSGFRSRPTDLILRHLTVANSLVLLSRGIPEIMAAFGLRRFLGDIGCKLVFSVHRVARGVSVTTTCLLSVFQYITVSPRNSRWAEHREKAQKSIGLFSFLCWVLHMLLNIRTPMLMTDRWSNSNVSTGIDFLYCSAVLHDRDTNSVFAALTFSHDVLCLEFMIWASGSMVLILNRHMQRVHHIHRRQVSSRSTAETRATRSILVLVSAFIFSYALSSIIHVCFPEFGTTAWWLVSTSALVIGCFPTASPFILMGRERCVSHLTWRK, encoded by the coding sequence ATGACCTCCAAGTTTTTGAGATTTGGAATAGTCTTCCTTTTGCAGATCTTCATTGGAACTCTGGGGAATTTCTCACTCTTGTTTTATCATGCCTTCCTTCACTTCAGCGGATTCCGATCAAGGCCCACAGACTTGATTCTCAGGCACCTGACTGTGGCCAACTCCTTGGTCCTTCTCTCAAGGGGAATCCCAGAGATCATGGCAGCTTTTGGGTTGCGACGTTTCCTCGGTGATATTGGATGCAAGCTTGTCTTCTCTGTTCACAGAGTGGCCAGAGGTGTGTCTGTTACCACCACCTGCCTGTTGAGTGTCTTTCAGTACATCACCGTCAGCCCCAGGAACTCCAGGTGGGCAGAGCATAGAGAGAAAGCCCAGAAGTCTATTGGCTTGTTTAGTTTCCTCTGCTGGGTCCTACACATGCTGCTAAATATCAGAACTCCCATGCTCATGACTGACAGATGGAGCAACAGCAACGTCAGCACAGGTATAGATTTTCTATACTGTTCAGCTGTGCTCCACGACAGAGACACAAACTCAGTATTTGCAGCACTGACTTTCTCACATGATGTTTTGTGTTTGGAATTCATGATCTGGGCCAGTGGCTCCATGGTTCTCATTCTGAACAGGCACATGCAACGTGTCCACCATATTCATAGACGCCAAGTGTCATCAAGATCTACTGCTGAGACCCGCGCTACACGAAGCATCCTTGTCTTGGTGAGTGCCTTCATTTTCTCCTACGCCCTGTCCTCCATTATTCATGTTTGCTTTCCTGAGTTTGGTACAACTGCGTGGTGGCTGGTGAGCACCTCTGCCTTAGTCATTGGGTGCTTCCCCACAGCCAGCCCCTTCATCCTCATGGGTCGTGAACGCTGCGTATCCCACCTCACCTGGAGGAAATAA